One Lachancea thermotolerans CBS 6340 chromosome F complete sequence DNA window includes the following coding sequences:
- a CDS encoding KLTH0F17908p (similar to uniprot|P32769 Saccharomyces cerevisiae YKR084C), with protein sequence MPQYYDDDDMDTDLQDEVPEFRDEAEFDDYLNDEEYQLMSEMFPRAKKELADYVGWDNLSVKVTIFDHEFNFDEAMIELKRSLKKKKTEAKKQAVSNFQQKSPDDVVLEAQKKAFEDVEKTTKGVENIKISNPKAEDENEQGLDEEEDKPFVSEPTIRTYRKALVPTKPKKPIDLEDHLQHKKPHLSFVVLGHVDAGKSTLMGRLLYDVGAVDNKLIRKLKKESEMIGKSSFHLAWVMDQTSEERNRGVTVDICTSDFKTKDATFTIVDAPGHRDFVPNAIAGVSQVDVAVLSIDCSTDAFESGFNLDGQTKEHTLLARSLGVRHIVVAMNKMDSVDWYEGRFEDIKFELRNFFEDIGIKDDQLSWVPCSGLTGEGVYQKEYPMGQTWYKGPSLVGRLEEVSRELQKYSFEDISNTPFVFSILEVSPGSKANEAVVSGRVESGHIQGGETITVFPSEQSVLVDQILTGNEQTPAPVAIKGDFVSLKLRNAFYDDIQGGDLAAVVGYDIPSAQEFSAQILTFNLDRPLLPGTSFILFRGSCEQPARVKKLVSVVDKSDPTKILKKKVRHLGSKQAAIIEIELVEKKRRVPMLTFGENKHLGRIVLRKEGKTIAAGVVKALEF encoded by the exons ATGCCGCAATACTATGACGACGATGATATGGACACTGACCTCCAGGATGAGGTTCCAGAATTCCGCGACGAGGCTGAATTTGATGATTATTTGAATGACGAAGAATATCAGTTGATGAGCGAGATGTTCCCACGcgcaaaaaaagaactGGCCGATTACGTTGGATGGGACAACCTCTCTGTCAAGGTGACGATCTTTGACCACGAGTTCAACTTTGATGAGGCAATGATcgagctcaaaagaagcttgaagaagaagaagactgaAG caaaaaaacaagcagtTTCTAATTTCCAGCAGAAAAGTCCCGATGATGTCGTGCTAGAAGcgcaaaagaaagctttcgaagatgtcGAAAAAACTACGAAAGGAGTCgaaaatatcaaaatcagCAACCCTAaagcagaagatgagaaTGAACAGggacttgatgaagaagaagacaaacCTTTTGTCTCTGAACCCACCATTCGCACATATAGGAAAGCTCTAGTACCTACTAAACCCAAGAAACCTATAGACCTGGAGGACCACCTTCAACACAAAAAACCTCACCTGAGCTTTGTTGTATTGGGCCACGTTGATGCCGGTAAGTCTACGCTTATGGGTCGTCTACTATACGATGTTGGAGCAGTTGACAACAAGCTGAtaagaaagttgaagaaagagagcGAGATGATCGGAAAATCCTCATTTCACTTAGCGTGGGTTATGGACCAAACTTCGGAGGAAAGAAATCGTGGTGTCACTGTTGATATTTGCACTAgcgacttcaaaacaaaagatgCGACATTCACTATTGTCGATGCTCCCGGTCACAGGGATTTTGTTCCAAACGCCATAGCAGGCGTAAGTCAAGTTGATGTTGCTGTTTTGTCCATTGATTGTAGTACCGATGCTTTTGAGTCAGGTTTCAACTTGGATGGCCAAACAAAAGAACACACACTCTTGGCAAGAAGCCTTGGCGTACGTCATATCGTAGTGGCTATGAACAAAATGGACAGTGTAGACTGGTATGAGGGGAGGTTTGAGGACATTAAGTTCGAGCTGCgcaacttctttgaagatatTGGCATAAAGGACGATCAGTTGAGTTGGGTACCCTGTAGCGGTCTTACGGGGGAAGGCGtttatcaaaaagaataCCCAATGGGGCAAACTTGGTATAAAGGACCTTCTTTAGTTGGGCGTCTGGAAGAAGTTTCTCGAGAACTGCAAAAATATAGCTTCGAAGATATTTCCAACACGCCATTTGTATTCTCAATATTGGAAGTGTCTCCTGGAAGTAAAGCAAACGAGGCTGTTGTATCCGGAAGAGTTGAATCAGGTCACATTCAGGGCGGAGAAACAATCACAGTTTTCCCTTCAGAGCAAAGTGTTTTGGTGGATCAAATTTTGACGGGCAATGAACAAACCCCGGCTCCCGTTGCCATTAAAGGTGATTTCGTATCTCTAAAGTTGCGCAACGCCTTCTATGACGATATACAGGGCGGAGATCTCGCCGCAGTTGTGGGATATGATATTCCCAGCGCTCAAGAATTTTCGGCACAGATACTCACATTTAATCTCGATAGACCGCTGCTACCAGGCACTTCTTTCATACTCTTCAGAGGAAGTTGCGAGCAACCTGCCAGAGTGAAGAAATTGGTGTCTGTCGTTGACAAGTCTGATCCGACAAAaattctcaaaaagaaggtgaGACATTTGGGCTCTAAACAAGCTGCGATCATAGAGattgagcttgttgagaaaaaaagaagggtCCCTATGCTTACTTTCGGAGAAAATAAACATCTAGGTAGGATTGTGCTGAGAAAAGAAGGCAAAACTATTGCTGCAGGAGTAGTGAAGGCCCTCGAGTTCTGA
- a CDS encoding KLTH0F17930p (conserved hypothetical protein) yields MCPGVLVCRKQLFGTASLHNIVPSELSHGWEPQVELFEGLICVCELMSKNDDIPWYRIVFEWQDGGGEKRQGQVKFFGQTAIMKGTIDLNKTVKNREEWFEILMECSDQRSVALELRIKDIREDQNFRDLLFRIREEYEMIDEMMGESDDFGDFIG; encoded by the coding sequence ATGTGTCCGGGCGTTTTGGTGTGCCGGAAGCAGCTCTTTGGGACGGCAAGCTTGCACAATATTGTGCCGTCTGAGTTATCGCACGGTTGGGAGCCTCAAGTTGAGTTATTCGAAGGGCTTATATGTGTATGCGAGCTGATGAGCAAGAACGACGATATCCCCTGGTACCGAATAGTGTTTGAATGGCAAGACGGCGGCGGAGAAAAGCGACAGGGACAagtcaaattttttggcCAAACAGCAATAATGAAAGGAACAATCGACTTAAACAAGACGGTCAAGAACCGCGAAGAATGGTTTGAAATTTTAATGGAATGTTCAGACCAACGGTCCGTAGCGCTAGAGCTACGCATAAAGGACATTAGGGAGGATCAAAACTTTCGGGACCTCCTTTTCCGCATCCGTGAAGAGTACGAGATGATAGATGAAATGATGGGGGAATCTGACGATTTTGGTGATTTCATTGGGTAA
- the MRPL20 gene encoding mitochondrial 54S ribosomal protein mL58 (similar to uniprot|P22354 Saccharomyces cerevisiae YKR085C MRPL20 Mitochondrial ribosomal protein of the large subunit) → MSSIRQLHVSALLRQDVQNTSKNVKKISQLKSVPNLYNSKSSASNYKGALRAKIQPGVYLQTSQASSTGSINSETIPKAFLPKDDPRRRFVQMLRPRENLQSTWAPALHQKKEKSYHLTPEQVAEIQRLRSGNPEKYTRKVLAQQFGVSPFFISLVSSAPESRVAEMAERLEHIKQSWHPKRVLAREDRKKRKELWYRA, encoded by the coding sequence ATGTCCTCTATTAGACAGCTACATGTGTCTGCATTGCTCAGACAAGATGTACAAAATACATCAAAAAATGTCAAGAAAATATCGCAGTTGAAGTCTGTTCCAAACCTTTACAATTCCAAATCATCAGCGTCCAACTACAAGGGTGCTTTGAGAGCGAAAATTCAGCCAGGCGTCTACCTTCAGACATCGCAAGCATCTTCTACCGGCTCTATAAACAGCGAAACAATACCAAAGGCTTTCTTGCCAAAAGATGATCCTAGAAGGAGATTTGTACAAATGCTAAGGCCTCGTGAAAACCTGCAATCGACTTGGGCGCCCGCACTGcaccagaagaaggagaaaagCTATCATCTGACGCCCGAGCAGGTGGCTGAAATTCAGAGGCTGAGATCAGGGAACCCCGAAAAGTACACAAGGAAGGTTCTGGCTCAGCAGTTTGGGGTTTCGCCGTTTTTCATTTCATTGGTGTCCTCGGCGCCCGAGTCCAGAGTCGCTGAGATGGCTGAACGCCTTGAACACATCAAACAAAGCTGGCATCCCAAGAGGGTCCTCGCGAGGGAGGACAGGAAAAAGCGGAAAGAGCTCTGGTACAGAGCATAA
- the PRP16 gene encoding DEAH-box RNA helicase PRP16 (similar to uniprot|P15938 Saccharomyces cerevisiae YKR086W PRP16 RNA helicase in the DEAH-box family involved in the second catalytic step of splicing exhibits ATP-dependent RNA unwinding activity), with translation MDEELVGQIQTHTSSNVTVNFVKLLRNLAKVHSHDVDKFIKACMALGKFKGQESFLSELHSSFTSGTARGVQQNGIMGPEHRVLGVAMKPRPPKKSSQPPRRKTRILNFETEEEETLDSASNSKNTTCLRGQTNSGASFKKLSKDRAQRLKEFSVESVGQFELTSPVTSIERSFPELISFASAESNAPVLEHHSSSEQSSDEYTGEAMSDSQVLEEDRDWYDHDDDYGNQVPDITSVDFERDASFSKEAVRKENKDLNGDLKSQIHLTAVTSSQRKSLIPPFLMSYNDDTPTLANIGLLDSSQGASNRRIVDPIRNPESEFSLNAKKGSRMVAERRTREVHKAKIEETTDLRGTAIGEVMGVKEKPAGNSDLEPKEKNSSKNLETSYEHIQEVRKSLPAYQVRSELLQLIRDNQVVVVIGETGSGKTTQLAQFLNEDGFCNSGRLVGCTQPRRVAAMSVATRVAMEMGVELGNEVGYSIRFEDKTSKDTKIKFMTDGILLRETLVSEMLDKYSCIIMDEAHERSLNTDVLFGILKNLLSKRRDLKLIITSATMNANRFSRFFGAAPQFTIPGRTFPVQVVYSRHPVSDYVESAIVQACKIHLSTPVSNGDILIFMTGQEDIEATCAGVYEKLLDVYAKRSGKQQLNQPEDIEILPIYSALPADVQGKIFEPTPNKRKVVVATNIAETSLTVEGVRYVIDCGYSKLKVYNPQIGLDSLQIAPISMASANQRSGRAGRTGPGFAYRLYTEDSFFDDMYVQTIPEIQRTNLSNTLLLLKYLGVNDIMAFPFVDPPPEQIIMTSLFELWTIGALDNFGNLTELGKQMAAFPLQPSLSKMLLVSSQNGCSEEILTIVSMLSVPQVFYRPKEREKESDQCRTRFFVPESDHLTLLNVYSQWKANSYSSHWCRRNFLQFKSLQRAREIRRQLYTLMNKKKVPVVSSGTDWDAVRKCICAGYAHQAAKLSGLSRYTQLRNGLELRVHPTSALFGAGDLPSYVVYHELLLTTNEYINTVTAVDPDWLMNYGVLFYNVKRRVEDEEFYTEEIHEKPKDSIDMMIEQFEMKKNIITRQIKRDSDVVAERQSQKKVVNDKRTFPSGASKVSIGFKKRRPL, from the coding sequence atggatgaagagcttgtcgGCCAAATACAAACACATACAAGCTCCAACGTGACAGTCAACTTTGTGAAGCTGCTGAGGAACCTGGCCAAAGTTCATAGTCATGATGTCGATAAGTTCATAAAAGCTTGTATGGCTTTAGGCAAATTCAAAGGGCaggaaagcttcttgtccGAGCTGCATTCTTCTTTCACTTCAGGCACAGCGAGAGGCGTACAGCAAAATGGAATTATGGGTCCTGAACATAGGGTTCTTGGGGTAGCTATGAAGCCGAGACCGCCCAAAAAGTCAAGTCAGCCACCTCGTAGGAAGACCAGGATCCTGAACTTCGAAactgaagaggaagagacCTTAGACAGCGCTtcgaattcaaaaaatacaACTTGTCTGCGAGGCCAAACCAACAGCGGTgcgagcttcaaaaaattgagcAAGGATCGTGCTCAAAGGCTTAAGGAGTTCTCTGTGGAATCTGTGGGTCAGTTTGAATTAACAAGCCCTGTTACTAGCATTGAGCGGTCTTTCCCTGAGTTGATCAGCTTCGCAAGTGCAGAGTCTAACGCGCCCGTCTTGGAACATCATTCATCGTCCGAACAGTCCTCAGATGAATATACTGGTGAGGCAATGAGCGATAGTCAGGTACTCGAAGAAGATAGAGACTGGTATGACCACGATGATGATTACGGAAACCAAGTTCCAGATATTACTAGTGTTGATTTCGAAAGAGATGCTTCCTTCAGCAAAGAGGCTGTtcgaaaagaaaacaaagaccTCAATGGAGATCTCAAATCTCAAATTCACTTGACTGCCGTGACTTCAAGCCAGCGAAAAAGTTTGATTCCACCTTTCTTGATGAGCTACAATGACGACACGCCTACACTGGCGAACATAGGACTTCTGGACAGTTCTCAGGGCGCCTCCAATCGCCGAATCGTCGACCCTATAAGAAACCCCGAAAGTGAGTTTTCTCTCAATGCAAAGAAGGGAAGTCGCATGGTGGCAGAAAGGAGAACAAGAGAAGTGCATAAAGCTAAAATTGAGGAAACTACTGACCTACGAGGCACTGCTATCGGAGAAGTTATGGGGGTGAAAGAGAAGCCGGCCGGCAACAGCGACCTTGAACCAAAAGAAAAGAACAGTAGTAAAAATTTAGAAACTTCTTATGAGCATATCCAAGAAGTCAGGAAATCTCTCCCTGCCTATCAAGTGCGGTCTGAGCTTCTCCAATTGATAAGAGACAATCAAGTCGTAGTGGTCATTGGTGAGACAGGTTCCGGTAAAACCACACAATTGgctcaatttttgaatgaagacGGATTTTGTAACAGTGGACGTTTGGTTGGGTGTACTCAGCCTCGTCGTGTTGCTGCCATGTCCGTCGCAACAAGAGTTGCAATGGAAATGGGTGTTGAACTGGGCAATGAAGTTGGATATTCCATTCGTTTCGAGGACAAAACTTCTAAGGATACAAAAATCAAGTTTATGACGGATGGTATACTCCTTAGGGAAACGCTTGTTAGCGAAATGCTTGACAAATACAGCTGCATAATCATGGATGAAGCGCATGAAAGATCCTTGAACACAGACGTTTTGTTTGGCATACTTAAAAATTTACTCTCAAAGAGGAGAGACCTCAAATTGATTATAACATCTGCTACCATGAATGCAAACAGGTTTTCTCGGTTTTTTGGGGCAGCTCCGCAATTCACTATTCCGGGCAGAACTTTTCCAGTCCAAGTTGTGTATTCGAGACACCCTGTAAGTGACTATGTGGAATCCGCAATAGTTCAAGCGTGCAAAATACATCTCTCAACGCCCGTTTCAAATGGCGACATATTGATTTTCATGACAGGGCAAGAAGATATTGAAGCAACATGCGCCGGAGTGTATGAAAAGCTCTTGGATGTTTACGCAAAGCGGTCAGGGAAGCAGCAGCTAAACCAACCTGAAGACATCGAGATTCTTCCAATATATTCAGCTCTCCCTGCAGACGTTCAAGGCAAAATCTTCGAACCAACACCTAACAAGAGGAAAGTTGTTGTGGCTACAAATATAGCAGAGACTTCCCTTACTGTTGAAGGCGTGAGGTACGTTATCGATTGCGGATATTCAAAACTCAAGGTTTATAATCCGCAAATTGGGCTTGATAGTCTCCAGATTGCGCCTATATCAATGGCTAGTGCCAACCAACGATCAGGAAGAGCAGGCCGTACTGGTCCGGGGTTTGCATACAGATTGTACACTGAAGattctttctttgatgacATGTATGTTCAAACGATTCCTGAAATCCAAAGAACCAACTTATCAAATACACTACTGCTTCTAAAATACCTGGGAGTTAATGACATTATGGCATTTCCTTTTGTGGATCCCCCGCCAGAGCAGATAATCATGACCTCACTATTTGAACTTTGGACTATAGGCGCACTTGACAATTTCGGAAATTTAACAGAGCTGGGGAAACAGATGGCGGCATTTCCGTTGCAACCCTCGCTCTCTAAGATGTTGCTCGTCTCTTCACAAAACGGCTGCAGCGAAGAAATCTTGACTATCGTGTCAATGCTATCCGTGCCACAAGTTTTTTACAGACCCAAAGAAAGGGAAAAGGAATCAGACCAGTGCAGAACGCGATTTTTTGTTCCAGAGTCAGATCACCTTACATTACTGAATGTTTATTCTCAATGGAAGGCCAATAGTTACTCTTCGCATTGGTGTAGGAggaactttcttcaattcAAATCACTTCAAAGGGCCAGAGAAATTCGCAGGCAGTTATACACTTTaatgaacaagaagaaagttcCTGTGGTTTCTTCAGGTACAGACTGGGATGCTGTAAGGAAGTGCATATGTGCCGGTTATGCTCATCAAGCGGCCAAACTCTCGGGTCTAAGCAGGTATACACAGTTGAGAAATGGGCTAGAGCTGCGAGTTCATCCAACAAGTGCGTTGTTCGGGGCTGGAGACCTTCCTTCATACGTCGTTTACCATGAACTGCTGCTGACTACTAATGAGTACATCAATACCGTAACTGCAGTAGATCCGGATTGGCTAATGAATTACGGCGTGCTATTTTATAATGTCAAAAGACGCgttgaagacgaggagTTTTACACTGAGGAGATCCACGAAAAACCCAAAGACAGCATTGATATGATGATAGAGCAGTTtgagatgaagaagaacatcataACGCGGCAAATTAAGAGGGACTCGGATGTCGTTGCTGAAAGGCAGTCCCAGAAAAAGGTTGTGAACGATAAACGCACTTTCCCAAGTGGCGCATCCAAGGTAAGTattggcttcaaaaagaggcGTCCTTTGTGA
- the OMA1 gene encoding metalloendopeptidase (highly similar to uniprot|P36163 Saccharomyces cerevisiae YKR087C OMA1 Metalloendopeptidase of the mitochondrial inner membrane involved in turnover of membrane-embedded proteins member of a family of predicted membrane-bound metallopeptidases in prokaryotes and higher eukaryotes) has translation MFKGSFKNIFPRCFRFSAGPRPYSRYAQYRRFNNKEGTSFTQLLVDPSSRKYLAAVFGGGFLFYVTHLEQAPVSGRTRFIWLPHWLELKIGNYSYNSILAQTRSAMLPPNHPLTVKVDNIFHKIVEAAAKDPSIDHQLLSDVTWQVHIVNDPTAPPNAFVLPGGKVFVFSSILNICKNDDGLATVLSHEFSHQLARHTAENLSKAPIYSMLGAILYTVTGADIFNRLILDGFLRMPASRQMETEADYIGLMIMSRACFHPEEAVKLWKRMSEFEQQVKGRANLNLEFLSTHPASDRRIENMKSWLPKAQEIYSQSNCGMLGGYLDGFQTVFGGPREEQPGIMWG, from the coding sequence ATGTTTAAGGGGTCTTTTAAAAACATATTTCCCCGTTGCTTCCGCTTTAGCGCGGGCCCTAGACCTTATTCCAGATATGCCCAATATCGGAGGTTTAACAACAAAGAAGGCACCTCCTTCACTCAGTTGCTAGTTGACCCATCATCCAGAAAGTACCTCGCTGCGGTCTTTGGGGGCGGATTCCTGTTTTATGTGACCCACCTGGAGCAGGCCCCAGTTAGTGGAAGAACTAGGTTCATATGGCTTCCTCATTGGCTGGAACTTAAAATTGGCAACTACTCATACAATTCAATCCTAGCCCAAACTCGAAGTGCAATGCTCCCCCCAAACCACCCCCTCACCGTGAAAGTCGATAACATATTTCACAAAATTGTTGAAGCCGCAGCTAAGGATCCCTCCATTGACCACCAGCTTCTAAGCGACGTGACCTGGCAAGTTCACATTGTCAACGACCCCACCGCACCACCCAATGCATTTGTTCTACCAGGTGGCAAAGTCTTTGTTTTTAGCAGCATACTCAATATCTGTAAAAACGACGATGGTCTGGCAACAGTATTGTCACACGAGTTTTCTCACCAGCTTGCTAGACATACCGCGGAAAACTTATCAAAAGCTCCAATCTACTCTATGCTCGGTGCGATTTTATACACCGTGACCGGTGCAGATATTTTTAACAGGTTGATTCTAGATGGGTTTCTGAGGATGCCCGCTTCTCGACAAATGGAGACGGAGGCTGACTATATTGGTTTGATGATTATGTCCCGCGCATGCTTTCATCCCGAAGAAGCTGTAAAGTTATGGAAACGTATGTCTGAATTCGAGCAGCAAGTTAAGGGCAGAGCGAACCTCAACTTGGAATTTTTAAGTACCCACCCCGCGAGCGACCGGAGGATCGAGAACATGAAATCTTGGTTACCAAAAGCACAAGAAATTTATTCACAATCTAACTGCGGCATGTTAGGTGGCTATTTGGATGGATTTCAGACTGTTTTTGGAGGGCCTCGAGAAGAGCAACCCGGGATAATGTGGGGCTAA